GGGATCGGCCGGGCCGCCGTCTACCGGCTGGCCGCCCCCCTGACCGCGCATGGCATGCTGCGCCGGGACAGCGACGGGCGGCTGCGGCTCGGTGCCGGGGTCCTGCACCTGGCCCGGCGCGCCCAACCGCTGCTCGCCGAGGGGGCGCTCCCGGCGCTGCGCCGGCTCGCCGAGCAGGCCGGCGCGACCGCGCACCTGACGGTCGTCGAAGGCGGCGAGGGGGTCGCGCTGGCGGTGGTCGAGCCGAGTTGGACGGCGTTGCACGTGGCGTACCGGACCGGGGCGCGGCACCCACTGGAGCGGGGGGCCGCGGGGCGGGCCATCCTCGCCGGCCGGGCCGGCGCCGCCGGTCCGGTGAGCACCGCCGGGGAACTGCAGTCGGGGGCGTACGGGGTGGCGGCGCCGGTGTTGGGCGTGCCCGGTCTGGAGGCGAGCGTCGGAGTGGTGTCCCTGGCGCCGCTGGACGCCGAGACCGTCGGGGCCCAGGTCCTCGCGGCGGCCAGCGCGATCTCCGCCACCCTCCGCTGACCGCCCGTGCGGCTACTCCGCGCCACTCCGCAGCCGTTTCGCCATCTGCTGCGTGGTGACCTGGTAGCCGCTGCGCTCGTACAGGGCGATCGCCGCCGCGTTGTCGCCGAACACGTTGAGGCCCAGTCGCCGCGCCCCAGCCTCGCGCGCCAACGCCTCGGCGGCGCCGAGGATGGCCGCGCCGTAGCCGGAGCGGCGGTGGGCGGACTCGACCCGGATGTCGAAGAGCCACGCCATCTCGGTCGACCCCGTGCGGGGATCCGCCAGACCGAGCCACACGCTGCCGACCACCTGACCGGCGTCGTTCTCCGCCACCAGCAGGTAGTGTCCCTCGGTCGCCAGCCCGCGCGGCAGGAACGTCGCTCGATCCTGACGCGCCTTCTCCACTGACACCTCGTACGGGGCCGTCGTGGCGAGCGACTCCACGTACTCACGGATCTGCTGCTCCGAGTACACGTCGTACTCGTCCTGGCGCATGTCCCGCAGAACCACCACCGGATCCATGATCAAAGGCTACCGGTCCGCGAGCCGGGCCGTCGACCGGGCCCGAAGGGGGATGGTGACGTCCATTGTCGATGCCCCGGCACGCCGCTAGACTCCACTATCCATCGACATTCATCGACAGGCAGGATCATGACCATGCGCAAGCGAGGTCTCGCCCTGGCCTCCGCCATGACGGTATTCGGCCTGGCGTTGCCCGGAGCCACCACAGTCGACAGCTCCGCCGGCCGCGCCCTGCCCATCCCCGTCGGCCCCCGCGGCATCGCTCTCCAGCCGTTCACGGGACAGCCGGCCGCGGCCCACCCGATCGACGCCCCCGAGGCGCCGCGGCATCCCTTCATGGCCGACAACGGCTCCAGCAACATCCACGGCGACGCCTACCAGACCGACACGTACCGACGTCCCGGCCCAACCGGGCGCGACCTGACGGTCCGCAGCCGGCTGCAGGGCGGGATGTGCCTCTCGGTCACCTTCGACTCCAGGGGCCGGATCGTCACGGTCTGCATCACCCCAGGCCAGGCGCCCCGGCTCCTCCTACTGGATCCGGGCACCCTCGACGCGATCGCCGCGCTGCGCCTGCCCGGCACCACCAGCACCAGCCCCACCGAGATCTCCGGCGGCGTGTACTTCTACCTCGACAACCACGACCGGGCGATCATCCCGACCGACGCCGGTGACATCCTGGTCGTGGCCGTCCAGGGCGACCGCCTCGTGCCCCGGCGCAGCTACGACCTCACCCCCGCCATCGGCACCAGCGACATCGTGTCGGCCCTGCCGGACTGGTCGGGACGGCTCTGGTTCGCCACCAAGGACGGAACGGTCGGCACCCTCGACATGACCAGCGGCCGAGTCGAGACACACGGCATCGACGGCGAGCAGATCGCCAACAGCATCGCCGTGGACGAGTCCGGCGGGGTCTTCGTCGCCAGCGACCACGCGCTCTACCGGTTCGACGCGGCCCCCGACGGCCGACCCGAGGTCACCTGGCGCACCCCCTACGACCGGGGCAGCCGACAGAAACCGGGCCAGCTCAGCCAGGGCAGCGGCACCACTCCCACCCTGATCGGCCCGGCGTCCGGCCCGGACGGCGGCTACGTGGCCATCACCGACAACGCCGACCCGGCCATGCGGGTACTCGTGCTGGCCCGGGGAAAGGCCGGACCGACCAGGGTCTGCGCCCAGCCGGTCTTCCCCGCCCGCACCGGCGCCACCGAGAACAGCCTCGTCGCCGTCGGCGGTGACCTCATCGTCGAGAACAACTACGGATACCGGGGCGACTTTCGGACGCTGCTCAAGGGGCTGGCCGGGGCCAGGCTGGCCGACACCGCGCCGGGCCTGACCCGGATACACGTCGACTACTCCGGCCGACGCTGCTCCGTCGCCTGGTCCAACACGACCGAGCGGATCCCGAGTGTGGTCAGCAAGGTCTCGCTGGCCAACGGACTGCTGTACACCTACACTCATCCGTCCGCCGACGAACTGGCGTTCCGACCCGGCGGCCGGCTACTGGGTTGTCCGGACGCGTGGTACCTGACCGCGATCGACGTGCGGACCGGCGAGCGGGTGTGGCGCCGGCTCGCCGGAGCCGGCCCGCTGGTCAGCAACCACTACGCCCCGGTCTCCCTCGGGCCGGACGGCGCCGCGTATGTCGGTAGCGTCGGCGGCCTCATCCGCATCGCCGACGGCTAGCCGGCCCGCCCGCGGCCTGCGATTGCCCGCCATGAGCGCGTCCCGGCAGCACACGCGGCGGGCGCTCCGAGGAGTGGCCGGACAGCTGCGGCGAGAGTGAGGTGGATCCCCGACCACCGAGCGACCCAGCCGGACACGGCGTTGGGGACGCTGGCACCCGGATCGTTTGCGGCCATCGATCCCTTCCCCGCGGTAGTCACGACACTTCTTCGGCTGCCCCGGGGCCGTCACCCAGTCGGGAGACGCCGCACCACGCGAGGCGAGGGCCCCGCCCGCGAGGTCCGCCACCTGACCGACCAGGGGGTCCGGCCGACCGGGTGGTCGGCCGGACCCCGAGGATGTCCCGTCCGGTCAGGGGCGGGCGTACGGCCTGAGCGGGGTGGTCACCGCCGCGTACGCGTCGACGATGCCGTATCCGTAGAAGCCGTTGAAGTTGAGCCCACCGGCGCAGTACGCGTCGTAGGACTCGTCGCGGCCCTCGTCGCGGTACTGCTGGAGCCGCGGCTCCGGGCAGGCGTGCTCGGCGGCCGTCCGGTACAGGTGCTGCTCCACCAGGTCCGGGTGCAGGCCGAAGCCGCCCCGACGCTGCGGCTTGCCGTGCTTGCTGACGATCAGCGCGGCCACACCCGAGGCGTGCGGCGAGGCCATCGAGGTGCCCTGGAGGTACGTGTAGTACCCGCACTCACCGTTGCGCTTGCACTCCTTGAGCACCGACGTTTCGGCGCCCGGGACGACGTTGCCGTCCTCGTCGACCGCACCCTCCTCCTGAAGCACCTTCTTCGGGTAGGTGGAGAGGATCAGGTTGCCGTAGGTCCGGTAGCTGTCCGTGCCGAAGCCGTCCCGGAACCAGCCACCCGGTGCGGCAACACCGATCTCCTCGGTGCCGTAGTTCGAGAAGTCGGACTTCTTGCCGGACGGGCCGACCGACGACACGCCGATCACGTGCGGGCCTTCGACCGGAAGGTCCCAGCAGCTGTTGTTGTCGATCTCGCGCGGGTACGGCGGGGTGTCGCCGTAGTCCGGGCTGGAGGTGTCGGTCCGCGGGTTGGCCAGGTCCTCGTGGTTGTTGCCGAGCGAGCCGACCAGGGTGACCCCACGGTTGTGCGCGAAGGTCAGCGCCCGCTTCATCGCCTTGATGATGGCGCGCTGCTCGGCCTGGTGCTCCGGCGAGTCGGCCGGGTTTGCGGTGCAGTTGTACAGCCACGGGTCGACGTAGAACGACATGTTGACCACGTCGAGGCCAGCCCTGCCGGCGTGCAGCAACGACTTGACCACCGGCTCCAGGAAGAAGTAACCGGAGTCCTGGCCGCCCTTCAACTCGACCAGGGAGACTTTCGGCGCGACACCGGAGAGGCCGAACCCGTTGGCGGCGGCGCCGATGGTGCCCGCGACGTGGGTGCCGTGGCCGCCGTCGTCCGTGCCGACCGGGTCGACGCAGCTCGGGACCTCACATTCGCCGTCCACCTCGACGATGTCCGGGGCGAAGTTGCGGGACAGCTTCCAGTTGAAATTCGGTGCGATGTCCGGGTGGCTGGCGTCGAGACCGGTGTCCAGGACACCGACCGTCACCCGCCGGTCGCCCGGCTCGACCTTGCGGGCCCGGTCGGCCCGGATCATGTCCAGGCCCCAGAGCTTGTCGTCCAGCGGGTCCATCCGCGCGGCCCGGCGCCCGCCGGACCCCTTGCCGGCGGCGGCGGCCAGCAGGTGTTCCTGCTCGACCCGGTCGAGCTTGGGCTTGCGGCCGATGGCCTTCTGCTCGGCGGCACCGATCAGCGCCGGGGCGGCGGTCGCCCGGGACGCGAAGTCCGTCCGGTCGCTGGTCACCTGGAACATGCCGACATCGTCGGTACGGGACACCACGGTGCCCCCGGCAGCCCGGATCGCGGCGACGGCGGCGTCAGCGGCGACACCGTCCTCGGCCACGACGGTGAAGGTCCGGGCACTGGTGGGTGCGGCGCCCGCCGGAACGCCGAGGCCGGTTACCGTCAGTGCCAGAACCGTCGCGGTGGCGACGGCTCCAGCGGTGAAACGTTTGCTCACATCGGATCCTCTCGTTGAGGGACGTGGCAGCCATCGAACATCACCGGCACCGTTTGCGCCAGACACCTACCCGATAACGACCGAGAGATCGGCTTCGTCCGTAAGAGCAGTCGGGTCGGCGGGCAGATCCGTCAAGGTGGACACTTCCGCGTCGGGTCGCACGTCGGCGGGCCCGACGGACCGGAGCCTCACCTCTCCCCCGCGCGGTGACCGGCCGGACGCGGGCCGGTCGTAGAACCCGCACAGCGGGTCAACGGCCGGTGGCGAGCACCAGCTCCTCCTGGGGGTCGGTGACCGTCGGGGTCTCCCGCGGCTCGTCGAGGCGGACCAGGGCCACGCCGGCGACGATCAGCACACCGCCGGCGAGTTGGACCACGGTCGGCAGCTCGCCCAGCACCAGCCAGGCGATCAGCACCGCGAACATCACCTCGGTCAGCCCGACGAACGAGGCCAGCCGGGCGCCGAGGCTGCGGGTCGCCGCGACCCCGGTGAGGTATGCGAGCACGGCCGCCACCAGCACCAGCCCGGCCACCGGCACGAGCCAGCTGGTGTGCTGCCCGGCGAAGTCGACGGCGCCGAAGTACGCCCGCAGCGGCAGCACCCCGACCAACCCGAGGAGCAGCAGCACGCCGGCGCCGACCGCCATCCCGCCGGAGGCCAGCACCACCGACGGCAGGTTCGGGTCCATCCGGCCGGCGAGCACGAAGTAGCCGGCCAGCCCGACCGCCGCGCCGAGCCCCCAGAGCACACCCACCGGGTCGAGACGTCCGGCGCCGGCCAGGTCGAGCACGAGGCCGAGGCCGGCCAGGGCGGCGACGGATCCGGCGGCGGTGAGCCGGCGGGGGCGTTGCCCGTGCGCCAGCCACATCCAACCGACCACGACCACGATGCCCAGGTATTCCAGCATCAACGCGACCCCGACCGGCAGGTAGCGCACGGCGTTGAAGAAGCACACCTGGGCGAGGGCGACGCCGAGCAGCCCGAACCCGCCGATCGACGCGATGTTGCGCCGGAGCACCGACCGGCGGCCGCGCAGCGCCAGCACTGCCGGCACCGCCAGCACCACGGCGGCGAGGCCGACCCGGGCGATCACCAGGGCCTCCGCCGACCAGCCGGCGTTGATCAGTGACCGGGCGAACGTGCCGGACGTGGCGAAGGTCAGCGCCGAGAAGACAGCCAGGGCGAGGCCGGCACCTCCGACGGATGGTTGGCGCATCGGGCTCTCCTTGGCGAGCGAGGGGCGTCATGGGCAAAATATGGCTGTGCCGATGACGCTAGGCCGACCCAGCGACAGGAGTCAAGTTGCTTTTCACCCATGACACCGAGTGCTCGCTGATCGCCGCCGCCGCGCTGGTCAACACCGACAGCGTCGACGGCGAAGGGCTGCCGGACGTGACCGCCCTGGACGAGTTCTTCGTCACGCACACCTTCAGCGGACGACACGAGCACACCGACACCGAGTTGCGGGCGGTCCGCGACCTGCGCCCTCGGCTGCGCCGCATCTGGCACGCCGACACCGACGCGATCGTGGCCATCGTCAACGGACTACTCCGGGAGAACGACGCCCTGCCCCAGCTCATCACGCACGACGACGAGCCGTACCACCTGCACGCGGTGCCCCGGGACGCGCCGCTCGCGGTGCGGATGGCGGTGGAGGCCGCCATGGCGATGGCCGACCTCGTCCGCAGCGGCGAACTGAGCCGGCTACGGATCTGTGCGCACCCCGACTGCGACAACGTGCTGGTCGACCTGTCGAAGAACCGGTCCCGCAGGTTCTGCGACGCCGGCTGCGGCAACCGCGCCGCCGTCACCGCCTACCGCGCCCGCAAAGCCGCCGCGCGACCCTGACCACTTTGGCCCGCGCCCGAGGGCGGGGATCTCCGCGTCGGGCGAGGCGGTCACCTATCGACGCAGGGCGGACACGAAAACCCGCCAGGAGTACGGGTCGAAGGCCAGCACCGGCCCCGCCGGATCCTTGCTGTCCCGCACCCCGACCACCGCCGAGAGGTTGGTCGCCACCTCGACACAGTCGTTGGTCTGGGCGCTCCGAGTGCTCTTCCGCCAGATGGCGCCCATCAAATCCATGACTCCGTCACTTTCCTCACCAGTTCAAGAGACTCCTGCGGGGGCAACGCCTCGCCAAGGATAGCTTCCCAGACCCGTTGCAACCGCCCGAGATCGGCCGGTTGATCAAGCTCCTGCCCACCCACCTGCGTGGCGAGGAACGCCAGTTCCATTCCCTCCCGGAGAGTCGCGAGGATGAACGGGCCCCCGAGCCCCGGATGTTCTTGTGCCGACTGCGGCACGACGTGCAGTCGGACCCGGGGGTGCTCGGTCGCCGTCCGCGCGAGGTGGGAGGTCTGGTCACACATGGTCTTGCGCGTCCCGACCTGACGGCGCAGAGCAGCCTCGTCCACGACCGCCACCAACCGTGGCGGCTCCTCGTCGTAGAGGATGCGCTGGCCCTCCATCCGCTCGTTGAGTCGACGCTCAACGTCCTCCTCTTCGAGCAGGCCACCGGCCTCGAAAACGGCGCGAGCGTAAGCCTCGGTCTGGAACAGGCCGGGCACGTACAGCGGCTCGAACCAGCGCAGCACCTTCGCCTGCGCAACGATCGCGCCTCTGCCGCGCAGCCAGGGCTGGGCACGGTCCAGGCTGACCAGGTCGGTGAGCATGCGGGTGTAGAGGCCGCCGGTGTCGAGGGCCTTGTCGAACTGTTCGAGGTACTTGCCGGTGGGTGGCTGCTGCCCGAGTTCCACCGCGCTGACCATCGACGGTGAGTAGTTGACGGCCCTGGCCAACTCGTCCTGACTCCAGCCCCGCCGGACCCGCGCCCGGCGTAGCTCCGCCACCAGGAACGCCGCGGCGGTCATCTGTCCAGTCGCCATCTCCAGCCGCCCTCCACGAACCGGTTGATCGACTCCAGCGCCACGCCACCGGCATCCCGGACCTGCCCAGAGGGCCTCGGACAGCGCGGACAAACCCTTCCGACCGTAGCGGTGTCCTCAGCAGACTGTGAAGCGCGACGCGCGCCGCTCGGTCCCCGAGCCTGGCGTCGCGGTGGGACCGCCCGCTCCCCGGCCGGACGGTCCCACCGCCGGGGCGATGACGCACACGAGTCGGTTCGAGAGGAAGGCCGCGCCATGTCCCGATCCGCCCGGCGGACCTGGTTTCCGCACCGCTTCCGGGGTGCCCACGACCCGGTCCGGATTGCCCACAACCAGCGTCCCGTACCGCCCGCGCCCCGGCACCGCCGGGTCTGGCGCGGGCCGCGCCCCTACTGTTCCTGTGGCCTGCGCTGGCGGGCCTGCCCGGACCGGCACGCGACCGTGCCGACCGAGCCGGCCGCACCTCCACCGCCACCGTGCCGTCCACCGTGGGCCCGGCCCACCGTGGCGAACCCGCAGGTCGGCCGCGCCGGGCGGCTCACCCTGGCCCAGTCCTGGCGGGCCAACGGCGGCCGGTGGTGACCGGCCCGGCCGCCCCCGCCGCCCGGCCGCACCTGCCACTGCGCCCAATCTGGCTGTGCCGGGCGTGCGCCGCGCCGTGGCCGTGCGCGACCACGCGACTCACGCTTCGGCGGGAGTACGTCGAGGATCCGGTCGCGCTGCGCATCTACCTCTGCACGCTGCTGCACGACGCGGTGGCCGACCTGTACGAGCTCAACCCGCACGACGGCCCGGACCCGAAGGCCCTCTTCGACCGCTTCCTGGCCTGGGCGCCGCGGCTCGGCCCGCGCTGGCCCGAGGACGGCGGGCGCCGTCGGATGTGATCGCCGGCGGCGAGCACCGCGCTGGCGCGGCCGGACGGCGGTGGCTGCCGCGCCGGTCCGGCCGCGCACCGCCGTGCACGTCAGTCGAGGACCGCGGTGGCCTCCACCTCTACCAGGAGGTCGGGGCCGGCGAGCGCGCTGACGCCCAGCCCCGTGAACGGCGCGACCGGGGTGATCCCCAACTTCGCGGCCGCCCGGGCGATTCCCTCCATGAGCAGGGGCATCTTGTCGGGAGTCCAGTCGACGACGTAGGCGGTCAACTTCGCCACGTCGTCGAAGGACGCGCCGACCTCGGCCAAGGCGGTGGCGACGTTGAGGTAGCACTGCTCGATCTGGGCGGCGACGTCGCCGACGCCGACCGTGTTGCCGTCGCCGTCGACGGCGACCTGGCCGGCCAGGAACACCAGCCGCGATCCGGTGGCGACCGCCACCTGCCGGTAGAGGTCGACCTTCGGCAACCCTTCGGGGTTTACCAGGGTGATGGCCATGCTGACTCCATTCGTCAAGAGCCCGTAGGCTCGGCTCACCAAAACATAGCACGGCTATGTTATGTATCCTGGGAGCCGTGGCCAGAACGAAGGACCCCGCGGTCCGCACCCTTCTCATCGAGCGGGCCGCGCACATGCTCCGCACCCGCGAGCCCATCACCCTCCGCTCGCTGGTAGCCGGGACCCACGTGTCGACGATGGCCGTCTACACCCACTTCGGCGGCATGGACGGCATGTGGAAAGCCCTCCGCCAGGAGGGCTTCACCCGCCTGGCGGCCAGGCTCGCCGCGGTCCCGCCGTCCGAGGACCCGGTCCGCGACCTGACCGCCCTGGTCACCGCCTACCTCGGCAACGCCCTGGACCACCCCGACCTGTACCGGGTCATGTTCGACGCCAACTTCGACCTGGAGGACGCCCAGGCCGCGGACGACACCCTGGAGTACCTGGTCCAAGCCGCCGAACGGGGCCGGAGGGCCGGCCGCTACCGCGCCGACATCGTCCCGCTGGAACTGGCGACCCAGAGCTGGACCGTCGCCCACGGGCTGGTCTCCCTGGTCGCCAACGGCCCCCTGCCACGCCAGACGCTCGCCCACGGCCCGCTCCTGCTGACCGCGCTGTTCACCGCCACCGGCGACGACCCCGACAGGTGTCACCGGTCGGTCGAGCAGGGCTGGCAGCGGCTGCACCTGGCCGGCGACTAGCCCGGCCAGATGCAGCGCGGACCCGTCAGGGGTGGGTCATCCGGAGCAGGTCGAGCGCCTCGTCGAGCTGCGTCTCGGTGAGCACGCCGGAATCGACGTGCCCCCGGGCGACCACCACCTCCCGGATGGAGATCTGCTTGGCCAACGCCTCCTTGGCGATCGAGGCGGCCTCGTCGTACCCGAGGTGGCGGTTGAGCGGCGTGACGATCGACGGCGAGCCCTCCGCGTACGCCCGGCAGACCTCGGCGTCCGCGACCAGGCCGACCACACAACGGTCGGCGAACAGGCGACTCGACGCGGCCAACAGCTTGATCGACTCCAGGATGTTACGGGCCATCACCGGGAGCATGACGTTCAGCTCGAAGTCCCCCTGGGAGCCGGCGAAGGCGACGGTGGCGTCGTTGCCGATCACCTGGGCGCAGACCTGGCGAACGGCCTCGCAGAGCACCGGATTGACCTTGCCGGGCATGATCGACGAGCCCGGCTGGAGATCCGGGATACGCAGCTCCCGCAGGCCGGCACGAGGTCCCGAACCCATCCAACGAATGTCGTTGGCCATCTTGTGCAGCCCGACCGCGACGGTACGAAGCTGCCCCGAGGTCTCCACGAGCGCGTCCCGCGCCCCCTGCGCCTCGAAGTGGTTCCGCGCCTCGGTCAGCGGCAGGCCGGTCGAGGCCCGCAGCTTCTCGACCACCCGCGCGGCGAAGCCGAGCGGGGTGTTGATGCCGGTGCCGACCGCGGTGCCACCCAGCGGCAGCTCGGCGAGCCGGGGCAGCGCCGACCCCAGCCGCTCGATACCGTAGCGGACCTGCGCGGCGTAGCCGCCGAACTCCTGGCCGAGCGTGACCGGTGTGGCGTCCATCAGGTGGGTACGCCCCGCCTTGACGACAGTCTCGAACTCGACCGCCTTGCTTTCCAGCGCCTCGGCCAGGTGGGCCAGGGACGGCAGCAGATCCCGCGCCACGAACTCGGTGGCCGCCAGGTGGATCGAGGACGGAAAAACGTCGTTACTGGACTGCGACGCGTTGACATGGTCGTTGGGATGCACGTCCCGACCCAGCTCCCGGCCGGCCAGGCTGGCGATCACCTCGTTCGTGTTCATGTTGGACGACGTGCCGGAGCCGGTCTGGAAGACGTCCACCGGGAACTGGTCGTCGTACCCGCCGTCGGCCACGTGCGCGGCGGCGGCGGCGATCGCGACGGCCAGGTCGGCGTCGATCACGCCCAACTCGCCGTTGACCTCGGCCGCGGCACCCTTGATCTGGGCCAGCGCCCGGATCTGCGCCGGCTCGATCCCCCGGCCGGAGATCGGGAAGTTCTGCACCGCACGCTGGGTCTGCGCCCGCCACAGCGCCTCGGCGGGCACCTCCACCTCGCCCATCGAGTCGTGTTCGATCCGGTAACCCGTCGCCTCTGGAGTCGTCACACGTGCCATCCTGCCGCGCCGAGCGGCGGTGTGCAGATGTTCGGGCCCGGCACCCGGCTCAGCCCGGTCAACGGCGACCGACGGTGAGCACCGGCCTGGTCACCTCGGCGAAGAAGTCGTTGCCCTTGTCGTCGACCACGATGAAGGCGGGAAAGTCCGCCACCTCGATCTTCCAGACCGCCTCCATGCCCAGCTCCGGGTATTCGAGCACCTCGACGTGCTTGATGCAGTCCTGGGCGAGCCGCGCGGCCGGGCCGCCGATCGAGCCGAGGTAGAAGCCGCCGTGCTGCTGGCAGGAACGGGTCACCTGGGCCGACCGGTTGCCCTTGGCCAGCATCACCATCGAGCCACCGGCCGCCTGGAACTTCTCCACGTACGCGTCCATCCGGCCGGCCGTGGTCGGACCGAACGCCCCGGAGGCGTACCCCTCGGGGGTCTTGGCCGGGCCGGCGTAGTAGACGGCATGGTCGCGCAGATACTGCGGCACCGGCTCACCGGCGGCCAACCGCTCGGCGATCTTGGCGTGCGCGATGTCCCGGGCGACGACCAGCGGGCCGCTCAGCGACAGTCGGGTCTTCACCGGGTACTTCGACAGCTCGGCGCGGATCTCGTCCATCGGACGGTTCAGGTCGACCCGCACCACCTCGGAGGTGTCCAGCTGCGCGTCGGTCACGTCGGGCAGGTAGCGGGCCGGGTCGCTTTCGAGTCGTTCCAGCCACACGCCCGACGGGGTGATCTTCGCGACCGCCTGCCGGTCCGCCGAGCAGGACACCGCGATCGCTACCGGGCAGGACGCACCGTGCCGGGGCAGCCGGACCACCCGCACGTCGTGGCAGAAGTACCGGCCACCGAACTGCGCGCCGATGCCGAAGCTGCGGGTCAGCTCCAGCACCTCGGCTTCCAGCTCCAGGTCGCGGAAACCGTGCGCGGTCATCGAGCCGGCGGTCGGCAGCGCGTCGAGGTACTTCGCGGAGGCGTACTTGGCGGTCTTCAGCGCGTACTCGGCGCTGGTGCCGCCGATGACGATGGCCAGGTGGTACGGCGGGCAGGCCGAGGTGCCGATCAGCCGCAGCTTCTCGTCCAGGAACTGCATCATCCGGGTCGGGTTCAACAGCGCCTTGGTCTCCTGGTAGAGATAGGACTTGTTGGCCGAGCCACCCCCCTTGGCCATGAAGAGGAACTTGTACGCGTCCGGGTGCCCGTCCGGGTCCTCGGCGTACAGCTCCACCTGGGCGGGCAGGTTACTGCCGGTGTTGCGTTCCTCCCACATGGTCAGCGGGGCGAGCTGCGAGTAGCGCAGGTTCAGCCGGGTGTACGCCTGCCAGACCCCCCGGGAGATCGCCTCCGCGTCGCCGCCGTCGGTGAGCACATGCCGGCCACGCTTGCCCATGACGATCGCGGTGCCGGTGTCCTGGCACATCGGCAGCACACCGCCGGCGGCGATGTTCGCGTTGCGCAGCAGGTCCAACGCGACGAACCGGTCGTTCGGCGAGGCCGCCGGGTCATCGAGGATCGACCGGAGCTGCGCCAGGTGCGCGGGGCG
The sequence above is a segment of the Micromonospora sp. WMMA1363 genome. Coding sequences within it:
- a CDS encoding DMT family transporter; the encoded protein is MRQPSVGGAGLALAVFSALTFATSGTFARSLINAGWSAEALVIARVGLAAVVLAVPAVLALRGRRSVLRRNIASIGGFGLLGVALAQVCFFNAVRYLPVGVALMLEYLGIVVVVGWMWLAHGQRPRRLTAAGSVAALAGLGLVLDLAGAGRLDPVGVLWGLGAAVGLAGYFVLAGRMDPNLPSVVLASGGMAVGAGVLLLLGLVGVLPLRAYFGAVDFAGQHTSWLVPVAGLVLVAAVLAYLTGVAATRSLGARLASFVGLTEVMFAVLIAWLVLGELPTVVQLAGGVLIVAGVALVRLDEPRETPTVTDPQEELVLATGR
- a CDS encoding helix-turn-helix transcriptional regulator, which encodes MATGQMTAAAFLVAELRRARVRRGWSQDELARAVNYSPSMVSAVELGQQPPTGKYLEQFDKALDTGGLYTRMLTDLVSLDRAQPWLRGRGAIVAQAKVLRWFEPLYVPGLFQTEAYARAVFEAGGLLEEEDVERRLNERMEGQRILYDEEPPRLVAVVDEAALRRQVGTRKTMCDQTSHLARTATEHPRVRLHVVPQSAQEHPGLGGPFILATLREGMELAFLATQVGGQELDQPADLGRLQRVWEAILGEALPPQESLELVRKVTESWI
- a CDS encoding TetR/AcrR family transcriptional regulator; the encoded protein is MARTKDPAVRTLLIERAAHMLRTREPITLRSLVAGTHVSTMAVYTHFGGMDGMWKALRQEGFTRLAARLAAVPPSEDPVRDLTALVTAYLGNALDHPDLYRVMFDANFDLEDAQAADDTLEYLVQAAERGRRAGRYRADIVPLELATQSWTVAHGLVSLVANGPLPRQTLAHGPLLLTALFTATGDDPDRCHRSVEQGWQRLHLAGD
- a CDS encoding class II fumarate hydratase is translated as MARVTTPEATGYRIEHDSMGEVEVPAEALWRAQTQRAVQNFPISGRGIEPAQIRALAQIKGAAAEVNGELGVIDADLAVAIAAAAAHVADGGYDDQFPVDVFQTGSGTSSNMNTNEVIASLAGRELGRDVHPNDHVNASQSSNDVFPSSIHLAATEFVARDLLPSLAHLAEALESKAVEFETVVKAGRTHLMDATPVTLGQEFGGYAAQVRYGIERLGSALPRLAELPLGGTAVGTGINTPLGFAARVVEKLRASTGLPLTEARNHFEAQGARDALVETSGQLRTVAVGLHKMANDIRWMGSGPRAGLRELRIPDLQPGSSIMPGKVNPVLCEAVRQVCAQVIGNDATVAFAGSQGDFELNVMLPVMARNILESIKLLAASSRLFADRCVVGLVADAEVCRAYAEGSPSIVTPLNRHLGYDEAASIAKEALAKQISIREVVVARGHVDSGVLTETQLDEALDLLRMTHP
- a CDS encoding DUF397 domain-containing protein — encoded protein: MDLMGAIWRKSTRSAQTNDCVEVATNLSAVVGVRDSKDPAGPVLAFDPYSWRVFVSALRR
- a CDS encoding GNAT family N-acetyltransferase, whose amino-acid sequence is MDPVVVLRDMRQDEYDVYSEQQIREYVESLATTAPYEVSVEKARQDRATFLPRGLATEGHYLLVAENDAGQVVGSVWLGLADPRTGSTEMAWLFDIRVESAHRRSGYGAAILGAAEALAREAGARRLGLNVFGDNAAAIALYERSGYQVTTQQMAKRLRSGAE
- a CDS encoding RidA family protein, translating into MAITLVNPEGLPKVDLYRQVAVATGSRLVFLAGQVAVDGDGNTVGVGDVAAQIEQCYLNVATALAEVGASFDDVAKLTAYVVDWTPDKMPLLMEGIARAAAKLGITPVAPFTGLGVSALAGPDLLVEVEATAVLD
- a CDS encoding S8 family serine peptidase, coding for MSKRFTAGAVATATVLALTVTGLGVPAGAAPTSARTFTVVAEDGVAADAAVAAIRAAGGTVVSRTDDVGMFQVTSDRTDFASRATAAPALIGAAEQKAIGRKPKLDRVEQEHLLAAAAGKGSGGRRAARMDPLDDKLWGLDMIRADRARKVEPGDRRVTVGVLDTGLDASHPDIAPNFNWKLSRNFAPDIVEVDGECEVPSCVDPVGTDDGGHGTHVAGTIGAAANGFGLSGVAPKVSLVELKGGQDSGYFFLEPVVKSLLHAGRAGLDVVNMSFYVDPWLYNCTANPADSPEHQAEQRAIIKAMKRALTFAHNRGVTLVGSLGNNHEDLANPRTDTSSPDYGDTPPYPREIDNNSCWDLPVEGPHVIGVSSVGPSGKKSDFSNYGTEEIGVAAPGGWFRDGFGTDSYRTYGNLILSTYPKKVLQEEGAVDEDGNVVPGAETSVLKECKRNGECGYYTYLQGTSMASPHASGVAALIVSKHGKPQRRGGFGLHPDLVEQHLYRTAAEHACPEPRLQQYRDEGRDESYDAYCAGGLNFNGFYGYGIVDAYAAVTTPLRPYARP
- a CDS encoding CGNR zinc finger domain-containing protein; this encodes MLFTHDTECSLIAAAALVNTDSVDGEGLPDVTALDEFFVTHTFSGRHEHTDTELRAVRDLRPRLRRIWHADTDAIVAIVNGLLRENDALPQLITHDDEPYHLHAVPRDAPLAVRMAVEAAMAMADLVRSGELSRLRICAHPDCDNVLVDLSKNRSRRFCDAGCGNRAAVTAYRARKAAARP